One stretch of Miscanthus floridulus cultivar M001 chromosome 18, ASM1932011v1, whole genome shotgun sequence DNA includes these proteins:
- the LOC136522215 gene encoding xyloglucan endotransglucosylase/hydrolase protein 22-like isoform X1, with translation MRTSGGRLSRLLALALPFVATLAVATATAAGGDHNFQRDFDVVWGAGNARFRDGGRTVELSLDGRTGARLQSKQRYLFGRFDLEMKLVPGESAGTITSFYVKENALDGWPGLAHFSIAFFEFPSSEFRLEPERCAWLGRSSGCLVEVHPQRGGFCTTGGNCEA, from the exons ATGCGCACCTCTGGTGGCCGTCTAAGCCGGCTGCTGGCCCTCGCCCTCCCCTTCGTCGCCACCCTGGCcgtggcgacggcgacggcggcaggCGGCGACCACAACTTCCAGCGGGACTTCGATGTGGTGTGGGGCGCGGGCAATGCGCGGTTCCGCGACGGCGGGCGGACCGTGGAGCTGTCCCTGGACGGGCGGACGGGCGCACGGCTGCAGTCCAAGCAGCGCTACCTCTTCGGCAGGTTCGACCTCGAGATGAAGCTCGTCCCCGGCGAGTCCGCCGGCACCATCACCTCCTTCTAT GTGAAGGAAAATGCGCTGGATGGATGGCCTGGCCTCGCGCATTTCTCGATTGCCTTCTTCGAATTCCCTTCTTCAGAGTTCAGACTTGAGCCTGAGCGCTGCGCGTGGCTTGGCAGATCGAGTGGCTGCTTGGTTGAGGTTCACCCTCAGCGCGGTGGATTTTGTACGACTGGGG GAAATTGTGAAGCTTGA
- the LOC136522215 gene encoding xyloglucan endotransglucosylase protein 1-like isoform X2 yields the protein MRTSGGRLSRLLALALPFVATLAVATATAAGGDHNFQRDFDVVWGAGNARFRDGGRTVELSLDGRTGARLQSKQRYLFGRFDLEMKLVPGESAGTITSFYEIVKLERVLGHAKRLFGTALLHLV from the exons ATGCGCACCTCTGGTGGCCGTCTAAGCCGGCTGCTGGCCCTCGCCCTCCCCTTCGTCGCCACCCTGGCcgtggcgacggcgacggcggcaggCGGCGACCACAACTTCCAGCGGGACTTCGATGTGGTGTGGGGCGCGGGCAATGCGCGGTTCCGCGACGGCGGGCGGACCGTGGAGCTGTCCCTGGACGGGCGGACGGGCGCACGGCTGCAGTCCAAGCAGCGCTACCTCTTCGGCAGGTTCGACCTCGAGATGAAGCTCGTCCCCGGCGAGTCCGCCGGCACCATCACCTCCTTCTAT GAAATTGTGAAGCTTGAAAGAGTACTGGGCCATGCTAAGCGCCTGTTTGGGACGGCTCTGCTCCACCTTGTGTAG